The Deltaproteobacteria bacterium sequence GCAAAATTGGTGTCAGAGCAAAATATGGCGGTGTGCTATAGTTTCCCCATGGAACTGGAGAAACTGAAGAAAGAGTGTGATATCAAGGCGTTCAAATCCAGCGGGCCTGGGGGACAGCACAGGAACGTCACCGAGTCGGCGGTAAGGCTCAAGCATCTCCCCACGGGGATCATCGTTATTGGACAGTCTCATCGTTCCCAGCACCGGAACCTTCTGGATGCCCTCGAGCGTCTTGCCCGCAAGCTGGAGGATAGGGCAAAACGCCGCAAGCCCCGGGTTCCCACCAGGAAGGCTGCCGGGATCAGGGCCAGGGAAATTGAGGCAAAACGGAAAAACAGCCGGTTGAAAAGATCCAGGAAAAAGGTTGATGACTTCACATAAAGCCATTGATGGACTTTTTACGGCCCTATCAAGATTGGACACAATATGCCTGAGGACTGATCACCCTAATTCATTCAGGGACCTTACCCGGAACCTCGCCCCCATCTCCACGGCGATAGCCCTGCATGCATCGATATCCACATCGGGATGGTCAACCACCGTTAGGACAACATCCATGCCGGCAGCGAGGCATGATCGGGCAAAATCCTTCACCGCCTCATAGGACCCCCCGCCGAAGCCCGGCCGGCACAGACGTTCAAACGTACCGGCGTCCTGGGCGTTGAGGCTGACGGAGACCTCATCCACCATCCTCGATATGTCCGGGGTGATATCGCGGCCATGATAGAGGCTGCCGAGACCGTTTGTGTTCAGACGAATGTGCCGGGCTCCCTCCTGCCTGATACGCCGGGCAACCTCACGCATTTCATCCAGTCGAATGGTCGGTTCCCCGTAACCGCAGAAAACCACCTCCGATCGTTCCGCCCAGTTCCTGTCCTCGAGAGCGGCGAGCATCTCTCCGACAGACGGGTCGGACTCAAGCATCAGGTCATGGCCTTTCACGATGGGGTCCGTGCTTCTACGGCAAAAGATGCAGGCGCTTGTACATTTTCCGGTGATATTCAGATAAACCGAATCGCGGATGGTATAGGCGAAGCGGGAACCCGGCAGGGTAACCGGCAGGTCGAAAAACCGGACGGCGTTTCGGGTGGTGATGCGGGCCACATCGTCCAGCGTAAGGCCCTTGACCTCAGCGATCTTTTCGGCAACAAGGGCGACATTGGCAGGCTCGTTTCTCTTCCCCCGGTATGGATGGGGCGGCAGGTAGGGCGAATCGGTCTCCACAAAGATTTTCTCCAGGGGGACCAGGGTGAGGATCTCTTCGGCCCATTCCCGGCTGCGCCTGGAGGGGAAGGTGATGGTTCCCGTAAAGGACAGGTGAAGGCCCAGTTCCAGGTAAGCTGCGGCATCCTCGGCCGTTCCCGAAAAACAGTGTATGACCCCGCCTTTCGGCGGCAGGCCCTCCTCCATGAGAATCTCCCTGGATCGCCGGTAGGCGTCCCGGATGTGAATGACCACAGGGAGATCCACCTCTTTTGCCATGTCCAGGTGTTTTCGGAAAGCGTCTTCCTGCAGATTGCGGGGGGCCCGGTCACGGAAGAAATCCAGGCCGGTTTCCCCAATTCCCACGACTTGTCCCCTGTGTGCGATTTTGGAAAGTTCCATCATCGCCTCATCGTCGGCATCCAGGGCGTCGTGAGGGTGAATGCCGACGACTGCGGATATCTCCGAATAGTGTTCGGCCAGTTTGAAGGCCCTTCGGCTTTCGGCGACGGTGGAACCCACAATGATGATGTGAACTACGCCGGCGCCGTGTGCCCTTTCCAGGACACTCTCAAGGTCCCCGCGAAAGGGTTTCATCTCGAGATGTGCGTGGGAATCTATGAGGTGTGCTTTCGTCACTTGATGCGTGTTCCCGGTTTGACCTCTCCATCGAAGGTAAAAAGGTGGATTCCGTCTTCGTCCGACGCCGCCAGGAGCATGCCGCGCGACTCGACACCCATCAGCCTGACAGGTTTGAGGTTGGCCACGACGGCGATGTTCTTTCCCACCAGCTCTTCAGGGGTGTAGTGCTCGGCAATGCCCGCGACGATCTGTCTCTTCTCGCCGGTATCAACCTGGAGCCGGATAAGTTTCTTGGATTTAGGTACGTTTTCAGCCTCGAGGACCGTTCCGGTTACCAGTTGGACCTTTGCGAAATCATCAATGGTGATAATGTTGTCATCCATGGTGGGCTTCACTCCTTTCGATATCTCCGCTTCTACCGATTCATTTTTCTCCGTCGGGGTCCCAGCGGGGATATCAGGGGTCTCCTCGATGCGGGGGAACAGCGCCGGCCCCCGGAATGTTCTTGTTCCTCCGGGGAGTCCCCCCCACCGGTTCAGCGACACGATGGTCTTTAGCTCATGCCTGTCGGCGATCCCCAACTGGCGGAACATCTTTTCCCCGGTTTCCGGCATGAAAGGAGAGACCATTACGGCCACCTGACGAATGGCCTCGAAGATGGTGAACAGAACGGTATCTAGCTTCCCGTCGTCTCCCTCCTTTGCCAGTGCCCAGGGAGCGGCGGAATTGATGTACTTATTGGCCGCTCCAATCAGATCCCAGATCGATTTCAGAGCCCGATCGAAGGTCAGGCTCTCCATATGAGCCGAAAGATCCTTCAGTGTCCGGGATGCGTGGGAGGCCAGGGCTTTTTCAGGATCGCCCCTGTTTTTGCCGTCTTTCGGCGCGGGGATGATCCCTTTTCTGTATTTTTCCAACATCCCGAGGGAACGCTGGAGAAGGTTGCCCAGGTCGTTGGCAAGGTCGGAATTGATCCTTCCAACCAGGGCCGAATGAGAGAAATCGCCGTCCAGGCCGAACGGCACCTCCCTGAGGATGAAATATCGTATGCTGTCTGCGCCATACATATCAAGGAGAAGGTGCGGCTCAACCACGTTTCCCATGGATTTGGACATCTTCTGACCCTCTACGGTCCACCACCCGTGGGCGAACACCCTGTGGGGCGGCGGCAGCCCGATTCCATGAAGCATTGTGGGCCAGTAAATCGTATGGGTAGTCAATATGTCCTTGCCGATCAGATGGGTGGAGTTCTCCCAGAGCACGGTGAACCGATCCTCGTCGACATTATATCCCGCGCCCGTGACGTAGTTGATGAGAGCGTCAAACCAAACGTAGGTGACATATTCGTGGTCGAACGGAACCTCCACACCCCAGTGGAGCCTGCTCTTCGGACGGCTGATACACAGATCGCCAAGGGGCTTTCTGAGAAATCCGAGCATCTCGTTTCGCCTGGTCTCAGGCTGTATAAAACCCGGGTCGGCCTTGATATGCCCGGTAAGCCAGTCCTGATATCTACCCATCCGAAAGAAGTAGTTGCTCTCCTTTATCTGGACGACCTTCCGGCCGCAGTCGGGGCATTTTCCGTCCGTAAGATCCTTTTCCGTCCAGAACCGCTCATCCGGAACGCAGTACCATCCGTTGTAGGTACTCCGGTAAATGTCTCCCCTGTCGTACAACACCTGAAGAAAATGCTGAACGATCGCCTTGTGACGCTCTTCGGTGGTCCTGATGAAATCGTCGTTGGAGATATTAAAGCGCCGCCAGAGCCTCTGAAAACGGACGACCATTTCGTCGCAATGTTCCTGGGGAGAGAGCCCACGATCATGGGCGGCCTGCTCCACCTTCTGGCCGTGCTCGTCGATCCCCGTCAGGAACATGACCGACTTGCCGGTGGAACGCATGAAACGGGAAGCCACGTCCGCCGCCACCGTGGTGTAAACGTGGCCAAGATGTGGAACATCGTTGACATAATAGATGGGAGTGGTGATGTAGAAAGTTTCATTGCTCATTTCAGCTGTTCTCTCAGATCATCGATGCTCATGGTCAAGGGGCCATGGTTCGGAATGTCAATGGTAACGGTTCCGGAAAAAAAATCGTAGGTTCTCACTTTGCCCGTCCCCTCGGGTAGTTTTACCTTTTTTCCCGCCTTCGGGAGACCGCTTGTCGCTTCCTGATATTGCTCGTACTCGTAATGAAGACAGCACAGGAGTCGGCCGCATCCTCCGGAGATCTTGGTGGGATTGAGAATAACGTTCTGTTCCTTGGCCATTTTTACGGAAATCGGCGCGAACTCCCTGAGGAAGGTGCTGCAGCAGAATGCCATCCCGCACGGCCCCATCCCTCCAAGGACCTTGGCCTCATCACGTATGCCGATCTGCCGCATCTCAATGCGGATCTGCAGTCTTTTGGCCAGTACCCGGACCAGTTCGCGAAAGTCGACACGCTTTTCGGCCGTGAAGAAAAAGACAGCTTTGGACCGGTCCAGGAGGTACTCGGTCTTGACCAGCCGCATCGGTATTTCCCAGTCGGCAATGATCTCCCGGCATGCCTTGTAAGCGGATTTTTCCAGAACGCGATTTTCCCTGTCGCATCGTATCTCTTCAGGATCAGCCTTTCTCAGGATGTTGTAACTCCCGCAGCCGGCGCAGTGTATTTCAGCCGGTGGGGTTCGAACCACCCCCAGGGCGTTTCCCTGCCTGGTCTGGACCACGACCTCGTCTCCGGGGCAAAGAGTGTGATCACGGGTATTGAAGAGGGACTCCCTGTTCTGGCTCCTGATAAATACCCGCACCTTCCCGGGGGGCGGCTGGGCGTCCGGCATATCATTGCCGTTTTTGCTGATGTCCTCATCCATCTAAAAAACCTCTCCGCTCAGTGTAATATTCCGGCCTGCCTGTCCGTACTTTCTTAATCTGAGAAGCAGGTTGTCCATGGTCAGTTCTACGTTGGTGTTGTTCTCAAGATCCTCCCTCGCATCCTCAATGGATTCGAGGGCCATGGAAAGCGGTCCACCCCCCAGTTCGTCGGCGCGGAAACTCAGGGTCGCCATTTGGGAGCTGTGGATCAACTGGTTCTTCGGGGCCCCCTCCGACAGGATGAGCATGTCCCTGTACCACTGGGCCATGAACTCCATGACCTTTAACGCCTCCGTTCGGTTCTTCCCCCAGCGTTTTGCAAGGTCAAGAAGTTGAGCCGGTCCGGCTTCATGCAGAGAGGATAGAGGCTCGAACTCCTCCGCCATCCTTTCCGGTATCTTCTCCCGGTGGTATTCCAGTCCTCTCGCCATGCTCCCCCTGGCCATGGATGCCAGAAGCGCCGCGCGTTTTTTATCGATGCCTTCAGCCTCCAACAGGGTCTCCATTACGGGGCGGCTCAAGGGGCGGAAGGCCAGGACCCGGCAGCGGGATGAAACAGTCGGCAGCACCGAGTCCTTGTCCGGCGCTATAAGGACAAATCGCGATGTGGCCGGCGGCTCCTCGAGGGTTTTTAAGAGCGCATTGGCGGCGTTGGGGTTCATCTGGTGGGCGCCGTCAATGATGAATGTGGAAGTTGTTCCCATTAACGGCATGAGGTAAGCCCTCTCGATGAGGTCGCGGATCTGTTCGATAACAATTATCCTTTTCCCCGCAGGGGGCCGCACGATTAAGAGGTCAGGATAGGAGTTGGACAGGTGGTGCCGGCAGGAGGAACAGGACCCGCACGCCGGAGCGCCGTTTTCACAGTTAAATGAGGCGGCCAATGCCACGGCAGTTCCCATGCGGCCGCAGCCGGATGGGCCCGTGAAAAGGAATGTTGTGGGCACACGGCCGCTTTCCAAGGCGCGAACCAGGATTCGAACGGCGCTTTCCTGGCCTTGGATTTCGTCAAAGAGCATTGGGAAACCTTTCCCTGAATTCCGCGAGGACCCGCGATGCCAGGTCCTCCGGGCGGTTTGATGCGTCCAATACCAGGAACCTGTCCGGCTCCTGTCCAGCCAGATCCAGGTATCCTTCACGGATTTTCCCGTGAAATTCAGGCTGCTCATCGTCCATCCTGGTTTCCGCGCCCGCGGCCTCCCGTGCGTTGCGGGATTTCGCCCGCCCCAGCCCTTCCTCCGGCGGGAGGTCAAGAAGGACGGTCAGATCCGGAACCAGCCCTTCCCGGGCGAGGGCGTCCGCGGAACGTATCGTCTCCTGTGGTATTCCCCTGCCGTAGCCCTGATAGGCCGCGGTAGCATCCGAGAAACGGTCACAAAGAACAGTCCTTCCCCTGTCGAGGGCCGGTCTTATCACCTCCCGTACGTGCTGTGCCCTGTCCGCCGCGTAAAGGAAAAGTTCGCTCAAAGGTTGAATGTGCGCCCCCGCGGGGTTCAGCAGGATCGCTCTTAATTCCCTTCCGAGGACAGTACCGCCGGGTTCCCTGGTAATCAGGGGGTCTATGCCTATATCCTTGAGGAGGAGGGCCAGCTGTGACACAAGGGTGGATTTTCCCGACCCCTCTATCCCTTCAAAAGTGATAAAAATCCCTCTCATGGATCTCCGTTTCACCGGTTCCCCGATTCAAGCCTTTTCGTTACGGTGAGCCGCATTCCGATGGGTCTCCTTTGACCTTCTCGATCAGATGGACGAGAAATGGGAGCAGAACAGCCGTGCTCTCCCGGACTGCCTTGGGGCTTCCGGGCAGATTGATGATAACCGTCTTCCCGCGAACCCCGGCAATCCCCCGAGTGAGGCAGGCAGTCGGCACCCGGTCTCTGGCGGCTGCCCGCAACGACTCCGGTATACCGGGGATCTCGAAGTCCAGCACAGCCCGGGTTGCCTCGGGCGTCCGATCCCGGGGGGCCGGTCCTGTACCTCCGGTGGTAAGGATCAGATCCAGTCCGGCCTCATCGGACCAGTCTTTCAGCGCTGCGGCGATGAGGCTTTCCTCATCGGGCAATACCTCCGATTTTATCCAGCTGATACCCAGGGATGAAAGGCCTTCGATTATGGCTGGTCCGCTCAGGTCCTCGTATTCCCCCCTTGATGACCTGTCGCTCAGGGTCATGACGCCACCCTTAATGAGCATCTGTTTTTCCGCCGTCCACGAGAGTGATGGCATCACCGGGTTTTATTAGGCCGCCCTCCAGAACCCTGACGAATATCCCTTCCCTCGGCATGACACAGTCACCCGCCTGGTAATAGATGGCGCAGTGGTTGTGGCATATCTTGCCGATCTGGGTCACCTCGACGAGAGACTCGCTCCCAAGCCTGAGCCACTGTCCCACGGGCAGGGAGGTCAATTCGAGGCCCTCGGTGGTGAGATTTTCCGCGAAATCCCCAGGCCCGACCGCAAGCCCCTTCCTGGTCATCTTGTCTATACTTTCCATGGCAAGGAGGCTGACCTGCCGATGCCATTTTCCGGCGTGGGCGTCGTTCTCGATGCCGTGTTCAGGTATCAGGAGCGCCGACGGGACATTTTCCTTGCGCACGCCTTTACTGTCACTAATGGAAACCGCGACTATCTTCATGCCTCCCTCACAATTCAGGGTCAGGAATAATGGCGCTTCAAAGAACTAAGAAACATACCTCAAATGCCGCATTGATTCAAGCTAAGGAACTTTCCCGTATCCCGACCCCGGTTTCTGACACCGAGGCCACAGACCCTGCTCCTGGAACGTCCCTGACGGGACGTGCATGGGAGTAAGGGTGTAAAGGAGTATGGGCGTATTTGCCTTCGCCAAGGTTTCCGTCTTCGTTCCCTAAACTACGACGTGACAGGCCGGCGTGACAGGTCGAAGTATCTGAGACTCTGGACACTGGACTCTGGACACTGGACTCCTCCGGCCTGAAGGAAGCCGCCACCGGTGGTTGCTAAAAGAGGGGAGAGAGGGTAAAATTTGCTGGACAGTATGGTCTAATATAGAGTATCTAAGGTACGTTCAAATTTCCAGCCATGTAAACCACTTGGACGGACGGGGAAAATGGACAAAAGACAGATCAAGTATTTCGAAAAGAAGCTCAAAGCATGGAAGGAAGAGCTTGTCCTCGGGGCTACGAAAACCGTGGACGGAATGCATGAGCAGAAGACGACGTTCCCCGATCCCACCGATCGGGCCTCCATGGAAACCAACCGTAATTTTCTCCTTAGAATCCGCGATCGGGAAAGGAAGCTCATCAGCAAGATCGACAAGGCCGAGGAGCGTATTAAAGACGGCACTTTCGGGATTTGCGAAGAATGCGGCGAAGACATCGAGATCAAGAGACTTGAAGCCCGTCCGGTAGCCACCCTCTGTATCCACTGCAAGACGCTTCAGGAGGAAGAGGAGAAAATCATCCAGAAGTAGGATCGGAAGTTCAGGTGGACCCACCTTAAGGTACCCCTTGTTTAACCTTTGCCAACCTCATAAAAAGTACCTTGGCCCTCGATTTCTGACGGGACACCGCAGAGTGCATGCCTTTTCTTCCCATGGCGGGGAAATCCATGTGGACAACAGGCCCGGCGAGGGAGTAACTTTCGCTTTGACACCACCGGTTGACGAGTGGTGATCAG is a genomic window containing:
- a CDS encoding peptide chain release factor-like protein, translated to MELEKLKKECDIKAFKSSGPGGQHRNVTESAVRLKHLPTGIIVIGQSHRSQHRNLLDALERLARKLEDRAKRRKPRVPTRKAAGIRAREIEAKRKNSRLKRSRKKVDDFT
- the dksA gene encoding RNA polymerase-binding protein DksA; translated protein: MDKRQIKYFEKKLKAWKEELVLGATKTVDGMHEQKTTFPDPTDRASMETNRNFLLRIRDRERKLISKIDKAEERIKDGTFGICEECGEDIEIKRLEARPVATLCIHCKTLQEEEEKIIQK
- the tmk gene encoding dTMP kinase; protein product: MFITFEGIEGSGKSTLVSQLALLLKDIGIDPLITREPGGTVLGRELRAILLNPAGAHIQPLSELFLYAADRAQHVREVIRPALDRGRTVLCDRFSDATAAYQGYGRGIPQETIRSADALAREGLVPDLTVLLDLPPEEGLGRAKSRNAREAAGAETRMDDEQPEFHGKIREGYLDLAGQEPDRFLVLDASNRPEDLASRVLAEFRERFPNAL
- the holB gene encoding DNA polymerase III subunit delta', with amino-acid sequence MLFDEIQGQESAVRILVRALESGRVPTTFLFTGPSGCGRMGTAVALAASFNCENGAPACGSCSSCRHHLSNSYPDLLIVRPPAGKRIIVIEQIRDLIERAYLMPLMGTTSTFIIDGAHQMNPNAANALLKTLEEPPATSRFVLIAPDKDSVLPTVSSRCRVLAFRPLSRPVMETLLEAEGIDKKRAALLASMARGSMARGLEYHREKIPERMAEEFEPLSSLHEAGPAQLLDLAKRWGKNRTEALKVMEFMAQWYRDMLILSEGAPKNQLIHSSQMATLSFRADELGGGPLSMALESIEDAREDLENNTNVELTMDNLLLRLRKYGQAGRNITLSGEVF
- the metG gene encoding methionine--tRNA ligase, with the protein product MSNETFYITTPIYYVNDVPHLGHVYTTVAADVASRFMRSTGKSVMFLTGIDEHGQKVEQAAHDRGLSPQEHCDEMVVRFQRLWRRFNISNDDFIRTTEERHKAIVQHFLQVLYDRGDIYRSTYNGWYCVPDERFWTEKDLTDGKCPDCGRKVVQIKESNYFFRMGRYQDWLTGHIKADPGFIQPETRRNEMLGFLRKPLGDLCISRPKSRLHWGVEVPFDHEYVTYVWFDALINYVTGAGYNVDEDRFTVLWENSTHLIGKDILTTHTIYWPTMLHGIGLPPPHRVFAHGWWTVEGQKMSKSMGNVVEPHLLLDMYGADSIRYFILREVPFGLDGDFSHSALVGRINSDLANDLGNLLQRSLGMLEKYRKGIIPAPKDGKNRGDPEKALASHASRTLKDLSAHMESLTFDRALKSIWDLIGAANKYINSAAPWALAKEGDDGKLDTVLFTIFEAIRQVAVMVSPFMPETGEKMFRQLGIADRHELKTIVSLNRWGGLPGGTRTFRGPALFPRIEETPDIPAGTPTEKNESVEAEISKGVKPTMDDNIITIDDFAKVQLVTGTVLEAENVPKSKKLIRLQVDTGEKRQIVAGIAEHYTPEELVGKNIAVVANLKPVRLMGVESRGMLLAASDEDGIHLFTFDGEVKPGTRIK
- a CDS encoding YchF/TatD family DNA exonuclease, with the translated sequence MTKAHLIDSHAHLEMKPFRGDLESVLERAHGAGVVHIIIVGSTVAESRRAFKLAEHYSEISAVVGIHPHDALDADDEAMMELSKIAHRGQVVGIGETGLDFFRDRAPRNLQEDAFRKHLDMAKEVDLPVVIHIRDAYRRSREILMEEGLPPKGGVIHCFSGTAEDAAAYLELGLHLSFTGTITFPSRRSREWAEEILTLVPLEKIFVETDSPYLPPHPYRGKRNEPANVALVAEKIAEVKGLTLDDVARITTRNAVRFFDLPVTLPGSRFAYTIRDSVYLNITGKCTSACIFCRRSTDPIVKGHDLMLESDPSVGEMLAALEDRNWAERSEVVFCGYGEPTIRLDEMREVARRIRQEGARHIRLNTNGLGSLYHGRDITPDISRMVDEVSVSLNAQDAGTFERLCRPGFGGGSYEAVKDFARSCLAAGMDVVLTVVDHPDVDIDACRAIAVEMGARFRVRSLNELG
- a CDS encoding MogA/MoaB family molybdenum cofactor biosynthesis protein, which gives rise to MLIKGGVMTLSDRSSRGEYEDLSGPAIIEGLSSLGISWIKSEVLPDEESLIAAALKDWSDEAGLDLILTTGGTGPAPRDRTPEATRAVLDFEIPGIPESLRAAARDRVPTACLTRGIAGVRGKTVIINLPGSPKAVRESTAVLLPFLVHLIEKVKGDPSECGSP
- a CDS encoding MOSC domain-containing protein codes for the protein MKIVAVSISDSKGVRKENVPSALLIPEHGIENDAHAGKWHRQVSLLAMESIDKMTRKGLAVGPGDFAENLTTEGLELTSLPVGQWLRLGSESLVEVTQIGKICHNHCAIYYQAGDCVMPREGIFVRVLEGGLIKPGDAITLVDGGKTDAH